From Penaeus chinensis breed Huanghai No. 1 chromosome 29, ASM1920278v2, whole genome shotgun sequence:
cgctgaccagtccatcagatggcctgtatcccactgatggcagaagagagcgttgttattgtgtcccctggaaactgcgtacttatgttgagacaggcgcttagtgagactggcgcccgtctcgccaaagtattgtttgtcacaggaggttcaaggaatagcataggtgcccaccttcgaggaagagggtgggctggtgtggaccaggttacgacggagagtgttcacctggcgaaaggtcagcctgcagttgagagtgtgaagagggcggcggagagagtagatctcctcagtgtagggcaggctgaggacgggcagctgaggagtctctttaagggaggagtcgtggtagaaggtacgccgagccctggataacgcggcgtcgaaaacatgacgagggtagcccagtttggagaacgaacgacgcaggaagtcgatctctccatccaggtactgggggtcacagatacggagggcgcggagaaacagcgaagtggcaacacctctctttacatggaggggatggtatgagaagaagtgtatgtacataccactatgcatgggcttcctgtatatggagaaagagaaatggtcagcagagcgatgtaccaaggtgtccaagaaggggagcttgttgtcaacctcccattccaccttgaaacggatggaaggggagagggagttcagctgggtcaggaagtccgagaacagggcagggtcatgaggccagagagcgaagacgtcgtcaacatacctcagccataccgtcggacgaagggagacggaaggaagaagttcggactcgaagaattccataaacaggttatcCAAGaccgaagagaggggagagcccatggccacgccgaaggtctgggagtagaagcaaccctcaaaggagaaggaattcgactccacacacagacgaatcagctggaggaagacgtcggtgggcagagggagacgaggatcctctggggggagcctcctctcaaggaaagcaaggacgtcatccagtgggaccttggtgaacaaggagtctacatccaagctcatcatggtcgccggcgggactccacggacacgggagatgaagtcctgagagtggcggaggtgagcaggagagaaggtgccgagaaggggagtgagggacttcgccagccaagctgctagtgggtgcgtcacagatccccgggaagagatgatggggcgcagaggcacggctggcttatgggttttaggaagcccatagaagtgaggaaggcgagggttgatgaccttgaacctctggtagaggttcgcctccgggaaacgagctgctatcgctttcaggcgacggtggaaagtagcagcaatgcgttcccgggggtcgctggtcaggggggcataagtggaggcgtcgtccaacaggtcacgggccttctgcaggtaggaggcacggtcgaggaccaccatcgagttgcccttgtcagaaggcaaaatggtgaacTCCTCCTTGCGCAGGCTTTGgagggcctcgcggtaacgcctgggaatggaagagttaggatggaggagagattcgagggccgggatgaaagcaccacgaaggagagagacatcaggcaaggagtttctatgagaagagatgaaacggtcgaaggatgaaataatgtcgatggaggtaagggggtgaaggcggagggcaaaggaaagaccgaagccaaggagttgttgctggtgggcggtcaaggacaggaaggataggttggtgacagcgtcggtgagggagaagcgggaccagggactgcaggcggtgagactggagagtttgcgggagagagagcggccatggttgatggagagggaccgggaagaatcgtgagcAATATCAGCAATGAGCTGGAAAACTTgactggggagccgctccttcaggatgtccgaacgtacacgtgaacggtagaaggcatgTTCGACATCCCTCATACCAGCGCGGATGCGTTCCAGGAGGAGGGAACGAGCAAGGccggaaagggagatccttcctgtgaatgtttcagaacattatagatagaggaaggaagcacctgctcctcgaggcagtcgcggagaaaatgtatttgcatatacataaatatacagatacgtatatatacatatacatacatgtacatacatataaatatatatacatatagacatatgtatatatatatatatatatatatatatatatatatatatatatatatattaacacgcacatatatatacatacatacagatacatgtatatacataaatatataaatatatatatacatatgtacatatatattcatatacatatgtacatatatattcatatacatatatatgtatgtacatgtatatttctatgcatacataaacttatatatacatatacatgtgtatatttatacatatatccatatacatacatatatacatatataaatatatgcatatacacacatatatacatatacacatgtatatacatatatgcacatatacacacatatatacatacagatatggtTTCTCCattccttatgtgtgtgtgtttgtgtgatatatgtctatatatcatcatatgtatatatatatatatatatatatatatatatatatatatatatatatatgtgtgtgtgtgtctgtctgtgtgtgtgtgtgtgtgtgtgtgtgtgtgcctcatatatatatatatatatatatatatatatatatatatatatttatatatatatatatgtatgtatgtatatgtgtgtctgcctcatatatatatatatatatatatatatatatatgtgtgtgtgtgtgtgtgtgtgtgtgtgtgtgtgtgtgtgtgtgtgtgtgtgtgcatgtgcctcatatgtgtgtgtgtgtgtgtgtgtgtgtacgcgtgtacgtgtatgcatatatgtatttatatatacatatatacatatttatatatgtatatatatgtgtgcaaaaaatgaattatatgtaaatatatatataatataataaatatatatatatatatatatatatatatatatagagagagagagagagagagagagagatacacacacgcagactcacagacacacacacacacacatatatttatatatatatatataatataaaaaatacatttatttatatgtatttatatgtatatatattatcatatgtgtatatattatatgcttatatatcacTTGCATAtacgtgtaaattatatatatatatatatatttcacacaataTTTAACAAGGCATGTGGCACAGAGGTAAGTCACTTGAAGTTGACATGGCCCAGTCTGCTTCTGCTGACAAAATTATGAGTGTATATCTGGAGATGTTGCTAGTTAAGCCCAATGCGTGAGTCCAGGCGGCCGTTGTTGGGACCTTTGATACAGGGTTTATATAAGTATCGTAATGAACCAACATCTAAAATTACTTAAGTGTTTGCAGAGTTTGCTACCGTTTTCTATTATCTCCTTCCTCCAGCCTACcattctctactcccccccccccccccccccccgttctcagACATCTCCAAGTGAAGTCATAAGTTGCGCAgaacttatatagaccttgctttGATATGGGCCAATCCTTTCCACATGGGGTCAGGTCAAGcatatattttatcaatatatatacattcactatATGTGTAGtgtccgggctagtacagtagtaacgtgccggcctctcatccgaggggtcggcggttcgcgccccgcccaggcgcgagaagttgcaattgtcgccggtaggttactgctgtggctgggcaccacggcgggttaggactaagccgagtcagcaccagctgacacacgttagcgagtcggcattagtcggcacaggccgagctcccctcatgggcatagcccgggcgaagctcagcttcgcatatcggacttatccttatgtatgtgtgtgtgtgtgtgtgtgtgtgtgtgtatttgtgagtgtgtgtgtgtgagagagggagagagagagagaaagatccacatatatatatatatatatatatatatatatatatatatatatatatatatatatgtatatatatatagaagctaCATTCCATAAAACCGTGCAAAGCCGAGAAGCTGTTTCCCTTGTCTCTGGCCTCCCTAGTTCTCTCCccgattatcataaatataaccgTTGcctttgttactaatattattattgtcaccattaccattaatatgataaatattatcattacattcacatattataactactatcattggTACTTATATTAACCCAACTATTATTGTTAGCAATTACTGTTGTTGTCCGTAATATGACTATTGTTGTCATGGACATGATTATCGAAAGATGAACACGGCCTCCATGATCCCCCAGGGCGCCGAGAGCAGGCAGCCAACCGCTGcacttcgctctcttcctcccgaAGACTTTCCGTCGGACTTCCTGATCGAGGAGGAGGACTTCTGCAGCCGCCAGCGCCGTCGCCTCTTCCTTCTCGCATACGTCCACTCCTCCATCCTCGCGACTCGCAAGCGGTCACACACTAGGGCGACTTGGGCGGGCGGCAAGGGATACGGCGTGGGCTTGGGCGTCGTGTTCATGGTGGGGCGCGCCAGGACCCCGGAGGAGCAGAGGATCGTTCAGGAAGAAAGTCGTCTCCATCATGACATCGTGCAGGTGGGAAGGTGATGAGGCGAGGCTGATCACTGTGGTGGTGTAGTGGAGGAAGTTTACTATTGACCTTTTCTTAAGTCAtgtctgtctccttgtcttcCCAGGGAAATTATACCGACACCTACGAGTTGCTGAGCCTCAAGGCCCTCGCGTCTCTTGCATGGGTGAGCCGACACTGCTCCCCCGTGCCCTGGACGCTCCACGCAGACGACGACGTGTTGGTGGACCCCTTTCTCCTCACATCCCTCCTCAGGAGGAGGCTCtcgagagagaagaacaagttCCTTTGCTATCCATGGAAGGGCTCTAAAGTCCAGCGCCAGGGACGCTGGGCCGTCCAGTACGAAGACTATCCCAACGCTACCTATCCTGAGTACTGTATGGGAGCTGCCTGGGTAGTGCAGACTCACGTCATCCCAAGTCTTCTGAGTGCGGCCGCGCGAGTTCCGTTCCTGTGGGTGGATGACGTCTACGTCACTGGAATATTAGCGCAAGGCGCGGCCGTGAAACACTCGCCATGGATGAGGAAGTTCATCAGCAGGGAAAATATTAGTGAAGAGGATATAGGAAAGAAAGTGATTTGGTATCACCTGGGAGAGGACAGGTCTGCCTGGTGGAAACTAATTCTGGGTTACCATGGATACCACTAGACTTCAGAAAAGTCCTCggcaaaaattatataaatatcaaatgtaTACAATTGATATTTTAAACAAATTTACATCAGTAAACAAAGAGAAACTCGCATTAACGGTATAATTCgccttatatgtacataaatacattcctCTCAGTTGTGCAGAACCGAACTGTAAGAAATTCTTTAAcactcattatcaaaatcatgtctatatatatgtatggatagatggatatataaatagataaatagatatttataaatatgtgtatatatacctccgtgatatatatatatatatatatatatatatatatatatatatatatatatgtatgtatttatatatatatatatatatatatatatatatataatgtatatatatacatatatatatacgtaatgtatatatatatatatatatatatatatatatcccgattcaaatatacatatgtacctggaggcaaaaataaataaatatatatatatatatatatatatatatatatatatatatatatatatatgtatatacacacatatatgtatatatacatatatatatacacacaaacacacgtataaatacatatacatatacatgcatatgcacatacatacatatatgtacatacacacatatatgtacataaagatacatatatacatatacacaaatacataaagataaatatatatacatatacatacatatgcacaaatacacatatacgtaaacatacatatacccatatacgtatatatagatacatatacatacatatacttacatatatatacatatacacatatatgcatatacatttagttacataaacatatatatgtatataccaacatatatatacatatacatatatatatatatatatatatatatatatatatatatatatacatttacatatgtatacatatacatacatatccaaatatatacacaaatatatataaatatacatatatattcatatacacatatacatatacatacatatgtatatacatatatacttctacatacatatatatatacatacatatatatacatacatatatatacatatatacacacatgcatatatatatatatatatatatatatatatatatatatatatatatgtatatatatatgcatatacatataaacatatatattatacatatatatacatatacatgcatatatatatatacatatacttacatatatacatatacatgtgtatacatatatgtttatatacatggtataaaaacccacaatgtaaaactagatttaattgaaaatgagactacagtttcggaatccacctggattccatcttcaggtctgaagaggcaaggaagaggagggggtataaaacagagggaggaaaggcaacacggagacacggggcaggtgaggacagacgaacggaaacgaagggaggtcagatcaggtcgggcaggtcaggtcgggagggtcgggcggactgtgtgaagggtggccggcatacgggagaaggcggaggatgtaggaagcagaagactgtcggcaggagaaaagccgctgttcaggttgaaattaggaagcagctttatcagggaagattccaccagtctgcgggcgtggacgtcagcggaaggaaagataattcgcgccgctgaccagtccatcagatggcctgtatcccactgatggcagaagagagcgttgttattgtgtcccctggaaactgcgtacttatgttgagacaggcgcttagtgagactggcgcccgtctcgccaaagtattgtttgtcacaggaggttcaaggaatagcataggtgcccaccttcgaggaagagggtgggctggtgtggaccaggttacgacggagagtgttcacctggcgaaaggtcagcctgcagttgagagtgtgaagagggcggcggagagagtagatctcctcagtgtagggcaggctgaggacgggcagctgaggagtctctttaagggaggagtcgtggtagaaggtacgccgagccctggataacgcggcgtcgaaaacatgacgagggtagcccagtttggagaacgaacgacgcaggaagtcgatctctccatccaggtactgggggtcacagatacggagggcgcggagaaacagcgaagtggcaacacctctctttacatggaggggatggtatgagaagaagtgtatgtacataccactatgcatgggcttcctgtatatggagaaagagaaatggtcagcagagcgatgtaccaaggtgtccaagaaggggagcttgttgtcaacctcccattccaccttgaaacggatggaaggggagagggagttcagctgggtcaggaagtccgagaacagggcagggtcatgaggccagagagcgaagacgtcgtcaacatacctcagccataccgtcggacgaagggagacggaaggaagaagttcggactcgaagaattccataaacaggttatcCAAGaccgaagagaggggagagcccatggccacgccgaaggtctgggagtagaagcaaccctcaaaggagaaggaattcgactccacacacagacgaatcagctggaggaagacgtcggtgggcagagggagacgaggatcctctggggggagcctcctctcaaggaaagcaaggacgtcatccagtgggaccttggtgaacaaggagtctacatccaagctcatcatggtcgccggcgggactccacggacacgggagatgaagtcctgagagtggcggaggtgagcaggagagaaggtgccgagaaggggagtgagggacttcgccagccaagctgctagtgggtgcgtcacagatccccgggaagagatgatggggcgcagaggcacggctggcttatgggttttaggaagcccatagaagtgaggaaggcgagggttgatgaccttgaacctctggtagaggttcgcctccgggaaacgagctgctatcgctttcaggcgacggtggaaagtagcagcaatgcgttcccgggggtcgctggtcaggggggcataagtggaggcgtcgtccaacaggtcacgggccttctgcaggtaggaggcacggtcgaggaccaccatcgagttgcccttgtcagaaggcaaaatggtgaacTCCTCCTTGCGCAGGCTTTGgagggcctcgcggtaacgcctgggaatggaagagttaggatggaggagagattcgagggccgggatgaaagcaccacgaaggagagagacatcaggcaaggagtttctatgagaagagatgaaacggtcgaaggatgaaataatgtcgatggaggtaagggggtgaaggcggagggcaaaggaaagaccgaagccaaggagttgttgctggtgggcggtcaaggacaggaaggataggttggtgacagcgtcggtgagggagaagcgggaccagggactgcaggcggtgagactggagagtttgcgggagagagagcggccatggttgatggagagggaccgggaagaatcgtgagcAATATCAGCAATGAGCTGGAAAACTTgactggggagccgctccttcaggatgtccgaacgtacacgtgaacggtagaaggcatgTTCGACATCCCTCATACCAGCGCGGATGCGTTCCAGGAGGAGGGAACGAGCAAGGccggaaagggagatccttcctgtgaatgtttcagaacattatagatagaggaaggaagcacctgctcctcgaggcagtcgcggagaaaatgtatttgcatatacataaatatacagatacgtatatatacatatacatacatgtacatacatataaatatatatacatatagacatatgtatatatatatatatatatatatatatatatatatatatatatatatatattaacacgcacatatatatacatacatacagatacatgtatatacataaatatataaatatatatatacatatgtacatatatattcatatacatatgtacatatatattcatatacatatatatgtatgtacatgtatatttctatgcatacataaacttatatatacatatacatgtgtatatttatacatatatccatatacatacatatatacatatataaatatatgcatatacacacatatatacatatacacatgtatatacatatatgcacatatacacacatatatacatacagatatggtTTCTCCattccttatgtgtgtgtgtttgtgtgatatatgtctatatatcatcatatgtatatatatatatatatatatatatatatatatatatatatatatatatatatgtgtgtgtgtgtctgtctgtgtgtgtgtgtgtgtgtgtgtgtgtgtgcctcatatatatatatatatatatatatatatatatatatatatatttatatatatatatatgtatgtatgtatatgtgtgtctgcctcatatatatatatatatatatatatatatatgtgtgtgtgtgtgtgtgtgtgtgtgtgtgtgtgtgtgtgtgtgtgtgtgtgtgtgcatgtgcctcatatgtgtgtgtgtgtgtgtgtgtgtgtacgcgtgtacgtgtatgcatatatgtatttatatatacatatatacatatttatatatgtatatatatgtgtgcaaaaaatgaattatatgtaaatatatatataatataataaatatatatatatatatatatatatatatatatatagagagagagagagagagagagagagagatacacacacgcagactcacagacacacacacacacacatatatttatatatatatataatataaaaaatacatttatttatatgtatttatatgtatatatatacatatgtgtatatatatatatgcttatatatacacttgcatatacgtgtaaatatatatatatatatatatatatatatatatatatatatacatacatatatatatgcacacatgtgtgtatatatatatatatatatatatatatatgtttatatatgtttatatatgtatatatgttgtatgattatgaaaaataaacaaacatttgacaGTTAAACATAAAgtcataatatattttacaaagtacaCATAGCAATAGTATTTACtttataataaagaaatgaaagtaaaccagaaattcaTGACTTTCATGATTTTCAGGGGTGTATGATATAATTCATATTACTACATAGACGACGATATTACTACATTATCCCCCTCCCAGTGACGAGGAAAGAGGAACGATATAGATTTCTTTATTGAATATTCTAAGGCTGGACATGGTTTGTGAGGTTGTTTGGTACATGTAGCAAGTAAGCAGGTTTAACACAATAAATGGCGATTGCGTCAGAAGTGCTATTGCGGTTGATGGTAAAAATCTTCCTTGTGCACCTAGGAACTTCATATGGACCGTCATATGGTGGCTGTAGTGGACGTCGGACGTACGAACGAACACATGGGTACAGTCATGGAGATCCTGGCTTACGAAAGACTTGTTGGAAAACGGCTACCGTGGCTGAACAGCTCGATGATCTCTGACCTTGGCTGTATAATCCTGAGTAGGGTTGGTAATGGAGCCAGAAGAACTGCAGAGTAATTCACCAGGTAGGCAGACTGATGTTCCATATTCAAGCAGAGGTGGAACCAAGGTCTAATTTGAGGGAGCTCCTGATGCCGTAAAGCACAAGAGGGAGAGAACTAGTCTTCAATGTTGATGAGCCACGAGTGATGATTTCAACTGACGATGAAAGCGTTTGACAAGACCGTTTGCTTGAGGATGGTAACTGTAAGTGCGATAACGTGGAATTCCGTATATCATTAGCCTATCATCAGTTCTTTGTCGAGGCTGCGAAACTGAGCTCTCCGCTGTCCGATAAGGAACGCCGGAGAGCGATAACAATTCCCGCCAACAACGACCTGGAAGACCCCGAGATGGGGGTTTAAGAGGGCGACCCCCCTTATATTACTCGAAAACGCGCCAATCTTTGTTTCTTGCCGGGGTTCCCTCTTGCCAGAACAcatgaggtgaagattttgtggaCCAAAAAAGGGGGTTCAATCcattgcatgtacatacatgccatgcccactgtgagtttactttttaattacttatatacataaatggctacatttgtactaagtcaccaatgagccagttatgagtactgcctatctcgctagttcacccttttcattgatttacgaaaataatttacgttatcttttttatttatttattgtgaagGGAGGATCTTTTCATATCAAAGTTTACCATTTTCGAGGAATTAACTTAAAACAAGAACCTCTTTAGGATTTATCACAAAACGTTTTATAAAATCAGTgcacaaataagaaataaaattatcaTCGACAGAAAACATGACACATACAACGGTCCAATTGTTCCCTGATCACCGGCTAGCTTATTTTTTACACTTCACTGCATGTTGTTCTTAACCAC
This genomic window contains:
- the LOC125040389 gene encoding beta-1,3-galactosyltransferase 1-like; amino-acid sequence: MWHRGKSLEVDMAQSASADKIMSVYLEMLLVKPNATYIDLALIWANPFHMGSGQMNTASMIPQGAESRQPTAALRSLPPEDFPSDFLIEEEDFCSRQRRRLFLLAYVHSSILATRKRSHTRATWAGGKGYGVGLGVVFMVGRARTPEEQRIVQEESRLHHDIVQGNYTDTYELLSLKALASLAWVSRHCSPVPWTLHADDDVLVDPFLLTSLLRRRLSREKNKFLCYPWKGSKVQRQGRWAVQYEDYPNATYPEYCMGAAWVVQTHVIPSLLSAAARVPFLWVDDVYVTGILAQGAAVKHSPWMRKFISRENISEEDIGKKVIWYHLGEDRSAWWKLILGYHGYH